The Episyrphus balteatus chromosome 3, idEpiBalt1.1, whole genome shotgun sequence genome segment TTTAAGTTAATGagacaacaaaaacatttaagatactttaacaaaaactttaaaaaatgaacAGTATGAaccaaaaagatattttttttcccttgggcttgggcctaataatatggcaaagtACTGTAAGTCAAAAGGTTGTTGCTTGTTCTTGAGCTCTTAGCaccaaataaatatttatttaatttgttatgTTATATAAAAATCGCTTTGCATCAAAATGTCTAATTCGAACTTCTtggaatttgtttgaaattttaaaatttcatattcgAGTTCATAAAACTTTCCGGAGTGACAGTGGACATGAATATATACAGTCTTTTAATGGTTCTTCAAAGGGTTAAAAGCCATGTGTTTTTTGGACTTGAAAAATTCCAAGCAATCTAATTTGAATCACATCGACTGTTttaccaatttattttttgtagaatGGTTTAGTGTGGTTATGGCCACGAAAAACTGCGATCACAGATCGTACAATATACAACAGTCGTCCGCGTAACGACCTGCCACGCTAACGTCCACTGTACTTGGTGCATTGAATTTCACTATGCCCTATTACGCATACAAGCTGCTTGAGAGGAAGACGAAATGATTCGTTGATTGTCGTTATGCTAGAGAAAACGCCAGCCTCCTTACCACAAGGAGCCATCTGTAAAAATGGTGGCATCAGTTCGTTTTTCCTTTGGTCTCGGAAATAGAAACatgctttgaatttttcttaaagtgcAGGTGCTTGCTACTTGGTAATCTCTTTTTTCGACAGGGTGAATATGTACTTCAAAAACGTCTGAGCAAATCGTATTGAATGGGTTCTATTTAACCTACCCAAGGACTCCGTATTTTCTCTCCatctatttttcaaatttttaatgaacTCCTTTCGGAATCTGTTTGTACACTTAGAAATTCGGGGAACGCGTACTAATTTACGCAAGTTAACAGGCATTGGGAATTTTCActgaaaaaaaactgaattttcttaaaacaaaaacccttTGAATTTCTTGAAAGCTCTCAATCTCAATAACATTAGGAGAAAAATATGACATATTTCAGGATTGGGTGTAAAGTAAGACAATTCCTCGTTACCTTGCCTGTAGTTAAATCACAACCAAATGAATTTTAAGAAACACTGAGTTGATTAACTTATTTACAATATTAAAACTAAAGAAGAtacaatcatttattttttggcaGAAAATTGgacatttagaaaaattattaaaatctcTCATCACGTCCGCCTTGCTATAAACCCATGAGAGGCTTCCAGTGACATAAACAATTTCCCTTTTTGCTATTATATCGTTATGTAAGAATTTGGAACCATGTATTTTTAAGGAGAATTTATGTAtatcaaaaaaactaattttcctAAACTTATCCTGTAGGGATTCGACTATATAATAGGTGTAGGTTCTTGTTTACTAAATTATTCTATTTCTTACATCTTATGCGAGTGTTATCTTTCTTCAAAAGAACTATTGAACTTAAATTGGTAAAGGATGAATTCTTTACTGAATTGTATATAATATTTGCCATAATGAAAAACACTGGtctgtaaaatatttaatttttttctgcttcatattattttgcaaagttatttttatatttctcaaCAAATACACAAATTTTGAAGAGGAGCCAAAACCTCCTTTTttcggttttgttaaaaaaattaactgaaaaCCAGTTAATTATGATAAGAATATTTCATGAATTTCAACCAGTAAAACTAAGTGGTATTTTTACGTCAAGCATAAATTAGTGAAGTTCAGGAGATTTAATCTGACATTATATTCGAAAACCGAGAAAAGTGATTGCTTTTAATCAAAGCAAATAATTTTATCTTCATTATTGAcattagtttttggattttttaaaaatacattttagaaAACTCTGTTCTGTTTAGATCAATTCGAACAGTAATTTTTCATTCGAGGCAGTCATTTTTATAATACTTcactttttattataaaagctaCGAATATCCAAAAAATTCGAGTAAAAATAGATTCTcaacaaaatgtcatttttttgttttgaaagtctatacattttacaggtgtcccacccgtgacgatAGAATTCccatttgcaaaattaaaaaaaaaataatattaataattaaaaaactgaaaacaatCGGTTATAACTTGCCTATAATGCTATCTGTGTTTTATTATAGTCACTGTTAAAGGCagatttagaaaattaaaattacgaAGGGGATTATTCCCGATAGAAAATATGCTTATAGGTGTGGGGTCGGCATTGGGGTTGGCGTTGGTTGGGTCTTGAAGTTTTTTTCTGAGCTATAAAAGTTTATATTGAAAATCTTAAACAcataatcattttattttttattaacaaatttgtatattattggtcttatttaaaaaaaagaatgatatGATTTTTAACTGCTTCtctttttttgcgaatttgtcTGTTTTCTGATTCtttattatttgaattattccaaattttgtttgaatttttaaatttgattttttgattgaTTTCTGCGCTTAATTCACTTGATAAACTTTGCGTTGCACACTGCTCAAACGATTGTCTGATTTtgttccttaaaattttgattttgatctcTCCTTAATCtactaacttaaaaaaaaattattattgattcCTGGTTCGTTTGCAGAGTTACAGCGTAAGCCGTGAACCCCCCAAAATCGCAAGTCCGAAGTGACTCTTGGCGTAATTTTTAACAAACCAACAAACTTGGTAAACAAAAAACCACACCACACAAAAAATGTTACTAAGAAAATATCAAATCAACAATACATTGAGATTCTATGCAACATTAAGTGCATTACAATtactttgttttaataaaaatccagACGATGGCGACGGTTGGAACTCTGAACGCAACAGAACTAACTTACTTCAGGAATCTGAAAATGTTTTCGTTGACTTGTTCCCAGAGCAATCAATATTCAATCAAGATGAtatgaatttaagaaaaattttagaaGAATCAACCTTTCAATCATGGCAAAGTCATATCGCCCGAAAATCTTTAGTTGAAGATTTAATTCGATTCGATCGTAGTAATGACGAGAATGATCGCAAAATAACATTATATCCGCtcgatattcaaaataaaactgAAGAAGCATCGAATAATTCACAAAATAGCAGCAACAGTGTTAGTTTGAGTTTGAGCTCATATGATAGCGATAGGAGACCATTTAGTTTGTTGTTTCAATTGCCAAATGATACCCGAAATTTTGATAGTATGGCCGTATATGATGGATTCAGTAGTTCAGCAGATGAACGAAAACCTTCAACTAGTTTCAATGATTTTCCCACACAGGATGTGTTTTTGGAtaatagtttttatgatttacATTTGAATacaatttcttcttcttcatcgtcaTCATTACCATCATCCTCTTTACCCTCATCATCATTATCTTCATCATCGCATCGTAAAAGCAAGAAAAATCCATTGAAAAAAGACGCAGTTTTGCCTAATATAAATCGAATCAGAAGACAGGACATTGATTTCTTCAACAGATTTACCAGAGAAGAAAACGAAACAACAGCAGGAGCAGCAGCAAGAACAATGAGAGAACACGAAACCTTAGCGATGATGACTAATGCGATTTATAAACAAGATGTTGACCTGGGCTATACATTCTCCAATTACAATCCATCTTTTACTATGTCTTCGATGTCGAAGCCAATTGATGAAGCTGAAAAAGTTGAAGTCATTCAAAACTTGAATGACACTAAAATCCCAGATAACAACGAACATGGCATCGATATTGGCTATTTGTTGTCTTTATCATCAAATGTAACTGGTGGCAGTAACGAGAATTCCAATGTTACTTCGCatcaaaaacttttgaaaatcgaCGAAGATAGAAAATTGGCAGAGATCTTGTATGAACAAGACATAGATCTTGGTTATATTTTGTCACCAACTGGCTCTAAAGAGTCATCTTCTTCGAAAGCAAGTGACAAACCAGCAGAAAAGATAAGCAGCGATAAAGAAGATTCAAATGATGTTAGCGATTTGTGGGCTggaattccatttaaaattgataACGAAACTGGAGAATATATTCGTCTTCCTTTTGAGGATATATTTAAGGATTTCATTCCGATCGATGAGAATGATCAAAAAGATGATTTGCCAAAGGTCAAGGAACCTCAAAGTCCACTTGATCTTGATGCTACTATTCAGGATATTGCAAATCTATTAACACCACCTAATGATTTCTATCCTGTACCACAGGCAGAGGCTACACCTTATGTGCATGATAATTCGTATCCACAAAGGCATAATACGAATATGTGTtatgaaaatcaagaaaatcaaGTTTATGGATACAACAACAACCATCAAAGAGTTGAcaacttttatcaaaataatttgCTACCATCAGGAGTACAGAATCCAAACACTTTATATGCTCCAAATGGTGGCACCCACGAAGACATCCATACTGATGCATACTTGGATTCGATTTTAAATTCAGAATGCTTTAAAATGATGGATGCAAACAATAATCAAAGCTCGACGGCTCAGCAGCATGGTAATCCGATGGATTGTTCTGGTTCAAACGGAGCTAAAAGCTCAGACAAGCCTCCAAATGCATCGAGTTCTTCTGGTGGTGGCGGTGGAAATGCAGTGAATTTCTTAGATTTATCTTGCGGCAGTGCTGGAAGTTCGTTGGGTTCATTAGGTTCTGAGAGCCTCCCATCGTCATCAGATGGCGAATGGGGTGAGGGAAGTGATCCAGGCAATGATTATCGTAGATCAAATTTCTATGGACCCTATGATTATAGCTCCAACAATAGTAGTAATTTCACTATTCGACAAATGCCTGTTGCACAAAAGAAGTACCACATGTTTGGTAAGAGATATCTACAAGAAGAGATTTCAAACAATACTTTAACTGATTCCAGAGCTCGGACTTTACAAACTGAAAGCCCAATAAGTGACCTTGATGAGAAAGAAAATTCAACTTATGATGATTTTGAAGAGGAAATGAAAGTTCATGCCAACCTCAAAAACATAAGCAAACTTATTAAGACGGAACGTGATAAGTTCCAAAGATCCGATCAAAATTTGGTCCGTCATAATCACACTTATGCCTTATCACATAGTCCTGATTCGAATCAATCTAACGACCGAGATGGCTCTGAATATGATGATGGTCCATCTGAGCAGGGACACTTGACCAGAGATGAAAAGCGTGCACGCAATTTGAATGTTCCCATTCCAGTTTACGATATCATTAATCTACCAATGGATGAATTTAATGAACGAGTGTCAAAGTATGAGCTAAATGAAAATCAACTCTCTTTAATTCGCGATATCAGACGTCGTGGAAAGAATAAGGTTGCTGCACAAAATTGTCGCAAACGTAAGCTTGATACAATTCTATCGCTTGAGAGTGAAGTCGAAGAAGTGCGACGTCGCAAGGAGAAGCTGCATAACGAGAAAGAATATGTTGCAATGGAAAAGAAGAGGATTGCCAGTAAATTTGCAACTCTACACAAGCACATCTTTCATTATTTAAAAGATGACGAAGGTATGCCTTGTTCGCCATCAAAATTCAGTTTGCAACAATCAGCAGATGGTTCAATGTATCTTCTGCCAAGAGATAATTCCAAGCAGGATCCAAATTGTTATAGTATGTCATTGCTGATGAGTGAGGCGAGTACTAGTAGTGTTTGCAGAGAGCGCAGTCGAATGAAGGAGTCGTCTTTTGGACGAACGGGTGCCGATGAATCACATTCAATAACTGAACTGTAGATGAAGAAAGGAGTGGAAAATTCGAAAGATGAATTACTAATTTGttgctttaaatttaaaatttaatttttaagtttttttttgtttatgttttgttttttttttttttatttttttttttttattttttaatttacaaaaaaaaagtgctattATGGattttgttaataattttgaattcaattcaatctgtttaaattaaaacacaaaaaaaaaaacggtattGGGTcagtaaataaattatattttatttaaatgtttgttttggTATTATTTGTatgttgattttgttttttaaagttgtATGAAGTATGatgaaaaaaagtaggtataagtATTTTGTTAAGGATTAAAACGACTCGTTAATAagaagattttttgtttcaatatcaATACAATATTTCCGTTAAATATTCGGTGAAATATGAACAATATGGACTTAGTTTGAAAAGTATTGAAATCAAAGTAACACCGAAGGTTTTATCAAAGAACCAATATTAAGACCAAAACTCAAGCTCTTCAAAACATTGAAGCCAACGTAGTCTCTCATACAgagatatttcaatattttttgcatTACGTTCCTTGAGAGGAAGGCAAGCGGAGAAGAAAATACAACTGCTAGCTTTATGAGCTCTATAAAAATGTGTTCTTAATACTGGCTCAGAACGGGGACAGTCGTTACATAGCACCAAGCCATTTTcaagttaaagttttttcattaGGGTAAGTatatgattatgaaagtggactttttgcattgtttaaaggaAAACTTACttaataattttctcaaaacgatttaattgtatttcttttttgaaatcactgaaggagcaataaaaaagtttatttactgcgatTCCGCTTAAATAATAAATCTCTTttacgaaattaaatttaaattaaattgcttAAATCAAGGGGCACAGTAGTAGTGTGTGTAGCTGGTAAATTTGCTTATCTACTCTTATTTAATATAGAGTTatcatattttgtattttttacaaAGTAATGTAAAGTGTTAAATAATTCTGGAAAGATAGTCTTTTACCATATTGACTATGTGTATGCCTATTGAAGTTGAAGCACCAGTTCTTTTCAGGACAAATCTTATCAAAGCACCTAGGCAGTTTTGATCTGTCTAGTATGTATATTTAGAGGAGTTATTAAGTATAGGCTTCAAACATCTCATCACTTTTTTCTAAAGCTATCACATCATAGGTAATGGTAGATCTTATTATAATAATGTACATTCATTAGGGTCTATTACACTCTTGCTTTCCAAAATGTTGAATATCAAAGTTATTCAAAAttatatgaatgaaaaaaaaattctaatgttTTAAATCTCTATAGTTATTTTTATCCGTGCCAaccaaatttaaaatgttttcatacaaaatgggtgatatgcaaacaaaatagtaaatgcttttgcttgaaaattgtaaagtataaacttttttcatccaaattttgtatttatactAATTAATTTCCTATTTCAAGTAAATAccattataaattaaatactatttatataaatactatttatatatttatacttTCTATGCAATAAAAGTCAATGTAATCGCTAAATATTTGGTATTGTGTATCTCTTTCGACAAAGATATTTGCTATTGTGAACTATGAACTCGAATTGAGTCGATAGCaaaattgtaaacgaaaaaTATCGAAcgataaaacgaaaaatttcgttcgcaaaaatcattttcgatgATCGATTTTCGACCAAAGTCGTCTATCGATAATAGAGATTCACAATACCAAAAGGCATTTTCGATGATAGATTATCGTTAAAAGTCGTCTATCGATAGACAAACGACACTCGCAAATAAGGGCCAATATTATTTATGCATATGGGCCAATATCGATAAATTACAGGTAGTTTCAAAACTGCCAACTGTTCAATATTTTTaggatatttttcttttagtttttacgTTTATTTTGCCAAGAGTGTGTTCAAGGCTTggggaatatatttttttttttaattcattgagAAACTTTGAGTGttaatttaaaatccaaatccaGGAGCGCCCATTTGTgttaaattagaaatttaacTTCGCATTTCCCTCCGCTTTTTGCTTTACTGAAGCCTCAATTTTGACGTCCGCAGCGAGTCGTTTTTACCTCGTTTTAATACAAACGACTTACGTAATAGGGGTGAGAATATCCAACTTAGGATACGTGATTGACAGCCAGAATTATGGCTATTAAAGAAGAACTTTTACGACCTCAGTTTTTAAGTTTGaacttgaaataaataaaaaaatatttcgaagcACCTTTTAGGCACATTTGGCTCTAATATGTGTTATGATATGATGTAATTTTACAAATAACCATTTTGATATCATTCAAGACGTTAGAAcaagtaaaattaaaacaaatcgagttctattttttttcttgaaccgAATTTTATGAGAAAGAACTTTGTCAAGAAATCGGTTTATAAATAGACGAAACAGGAATTAGAAaaagttaatacaaaaatattgagacttaagttttttttttattcaagttcaaaaagttaaaaaaaaagcaaataagttTGATTTTAAGGATAAATTACATAAGTATAAatcattatttctttttatttaaaagaaccCTTCATCAAAATCATCTGCTGGTTTATCATCTGCCATAGTTCCACGACGAGCTGCTTCTCCCCCACGAACCTTAACGTTATAGCAAACATGTTCGGCCTTAATAACACTCTGATGTAATGTATACAATTTCCTTCCAAATTCACGATTTCTAACTGAATGAAGTCCTAAAAATCTAATTACACAAAAAGCTGTTAAAATTGATtgtcttctacaaaaaaaactacttacCCTTTATAGAAAT includes the following:
- the LOC129914175 gene encoding segmentation protein cap'n'collar-like isoform X1, which translates into the protein MLLRKYQINNTLRFYATLSALQLLCFNKNPDDGDGWNSERNRTNLLQESENVFVDLFPEQSIFNQDDMNLRKILEESTFQSWQSHIARKSLVEDLIRFDRSNDENDRKITLYPLDIQNKTEEASNNSQNSSNSVSLSLSSYDSDRRPFSLLFQLPNDTRNFDSMAVYDGFSSSADERKPSTSFNDFPTQDVFLDNSFYDLHLNTISSSSSSSLPSSSLPSSSLSSSSHRKSKKNPLKKDAVLPNINRIRRQDIDFFNRFTREENETTAGAAARTMREHETLAMMTNAIYKQDVDLGYTFSNYNPSFTMSSMSKPIDEAEKVEVIQNLNDTKIPDNNEHGIDIGYLLSLSSNVTGGSNENSNVTSHQKLLKIDEDRKLAEILYEQDIDLGYILSPTGSKESSSSKASDKPAEKISSDKEDSNDVSDLWAGIPFKIDNETGEYIRLPFEDIFKDFIPIDENDQKDDLPKVKEPQSPLDLDATIQDIANLLTPPNDFYPVPQAEATPYVHDNSYPQRHNTNMCYENQENQVYGYNNNHQRVDNFYQNNLLPSGVQNPNTLYAPNGGTHEDIHTDAYLDSILNSECFKMMDANNNQSSTAQQHGNPMDCSGSNGAKSSDKPPNASSSSGGGGGNAVNFLDLSCGSAGSSLGSLGSESLPSSSDGEWGEGSDPGNDYRRSNFYGPYDYSSNNSSNFTIRQMPVAQKKYHMFGKRYLQEEISNNTLTDSRARTLQTESPISDLDEKENSTYDDFEEEMKVHANLKNISKLIKTERDKFQRSDQNLVRHNHTYALSHSPDSNQSNDRDGSEYDDGPSEQGHLTRDEKRARNLNVPIPVYDIINLPMDEFNERVSKYELNENQLSLIRDIRRRGKNKVAAQNCRKRKLDTILSLESEVEEVRRRKEKLHNEKEYVAMEKKRIASKFATLHKHIFHYLKDDEGMPCSPSKFSLQQSADGSMYLLPRDNSKQDPNCYSMSLLMSEASTSSVCRERSRMKESSFGRTGADESHSITEL
- the LOC129914175 gene encoding segmentation protein cap'n'collar-like isoform X2 gives rise to the protein MREHETLAMMTNAIYKQDVDLGYTFSNYNPSFTMSSMSKPIDEAEKVEVIQNLNDTKIPDNNEHGIDIGYLLSLSSNVTGGSNENSNVTSHQKLLKIDEDRKLAEILYEQDIDLGYILSPTGSKESSSSKASDKPAEKISSDKEDSNDVSDLWAGIPFKIDNETGEYIRLPFEDIFKDFIPIDENDQKDDLPKVKEPQSPLDLDATIQDIANLLTPPNDFYPVPQAEATPYVHDNSYPQRHNTNMCYENQENQVYGYNNNHQRVDNFYQNNLLPSGVQNPNTLYAPNGGTHEDIHTDAYLDSILNSECFKMMDANNNQSSTAQQHGNPMDCSGSNGAKSSDKPPNASSSSGGGGGNAVNFLDLSCGSAGSSLGSLGSESLPSSSDGEWGEGSDPGNDYRRSNFYGPYDYSSNNSSNFTIRQMPVAQKKYHMFGKRYLQEEISNNTLTDSRARTLQTESPISDLDEKENSTYDDFEEEMKVHANLKNISKLIKTERDKFQRSDQNLVRHNHTYALSHSPDSNQSNDRDGSEYDDGPSEQGHLTRDEKRARNLNVPIPVYDIINLPMDEFNERVSKYELNENQLSLIRDIRRRGKNKVAAQNCRKRKLDTILSLESEVEEVRRRKEKLHNEKEYVAMEKKRIASKFATLHKHIFHYLKDDEGMPCSPSKFSLQQSADGSMYLLPRDNSKQDPNCYSMSLLMSEASTSSVCRERSRMKESSFGRTGADESHSITEL